In Macrotis lagotis isolate mMagLag1 chromosome 8, bilby.v1.9.chrom.fasta, whole genome shotgun sequence, a single genomic region encodes these proteins:
- the ZMYND10 gene encoding zinc finger MYND domain-containing protein 10 has product MGDLEVLLPGEAEALVQALQSFPLWEMGSQGWCRQHEQLEKLNMQAILDATASRGEPIQELLVTHAKIPTLIEELISVEMWKHKVFPVLCKLEDFKPHNTFPIYMVVHHEASIINLLETVFFYKEVCDSAEDSILDLIDYCHRKLTLLLAQSSSGGFPAPEGEFDLSPLQELQKQAQTMDFEISLKALSVLRYITDSVDSLSLSTLTRMLNTHNLPCLLVELLHNSPWNRQEGGQLKRFEEGRWQIVTAQDYPRLTKLDGQVWIALYNLLLSPQCQPKYNITNFNKNQLLKLRALLTDVLLDQIPNLVELQRYLNHLAVTEPLSPKKDLVMEQIPEIWSRLERKNGGKWHAIAKYQLKHIFSPSEQDLRLQARRWAETYKLDVIEALNPEKPKCASCNAEASKRCSRCQNEWYCKRECQVKHWQKHRKSCDLMAKALDSVKEVKAE; this is encoded by the exons ATGGGGGACCTGGAGGTGCTGCTGCCCGGAGAGGCCGAGGCCCTGGTGCAGGCCCTGCAGAGCTTCCCGCTGTGGGAGATGGGCTCCCAGGG GTGGTGTCGGCAGCACGAGCAGCTGGAGAAGCTGAACATGCAGGCCATCCTGGACGCCACGGCCAGCCGGGGGGAGCCCATCCAGGAGCTGCTGGTCACCCACGCCAAG ATCCCGACTCTAATTGAGGAACTAATCTCTGTGGAAATGTGGAAGCACAAGGTGTTCCCCGTGCTGTGCAAGCTAGAAGATTTCAAGCCCCATAACACCTTTCCTATTTACATGGTG GTACACCACGAGGCCTCCATCATCAACCTCCTGGAGACAGTCTTCTTCTACAAG gAAGTATGTGATTCAGCTGAGGACTCCATTTTGGACTTGATTGACTATTGTCATCGAAAACTGACACTTCTGTTGGCCCAGAGCAGCTCTGGAGGCTTCCCAGCACCTGAAGGAGAGTTTGACCTTTCACCTTTGCAG GAACTGCAGAAGCAGGCCCAAACCATGGACTTTGAGATCTCTCTGAAGGCTCTCTCTGTATTGCGCTACATCACAGATAGTGTGGACAG CCTGTCTCTGAGCACCCTCACCCGGATGCTAAACACCCACAACCTGCCCTGCCTCCTGGTGGAGCTATTGCACAACAGCCCCTGGAACCGCCAGGAAGGAG GCCAACTGAAGAGGTTCGAAGAGGGCAGATGGCAAATAGTGACCGCCCAGGACTATCCAAGGCTAACCAAACTAGATGGTCAGGTGTGGATTGCCCTATATAATCTGCTGCTGAGCCCTCAATGCCAGCCCAAGTACAACATCACCAACTTCAACAAGAACCAACTGCTTAAG CTCCGGGCCTTACTCACTGATGTCCTGCTGGACCAGATACCCAACCTGGTGGAGCTACAGCGTTACCTGAACCACCTGGCAGTCACTGAGCCCCTCTCTCCCAAGAAGGACCTGGTGATGGAGCAG ATCCCAGAAATATGGAGCCGACTAGAGAGGAAGAATGGAGGGAAGTGGCACGCCATTGCAAAATACCAGCTAAAGCACATCTTTAGTCCCTCTGAGCAGGACCTTCGTCTGCAGGCCAGAAG ATGGGCAGAGACCTACAAACTGGATGTGATAGAAGCACTGAACCCTGAGAAACCCAAGTGTGCCTCCTGCAACGCTGAGGCCTCGAAGCGATGCTCTCGTTGCCAGAATGAGTGGTACTGTAAGCG AGAATGCCAGGTAAAACACTGGCAGAAGCACCGAAAATCTTGTGATTTAATGGCCAAGGCGCTTGACAGTGTGAAGGAGGTCAAGGCAGAATAG